The Branchiostoma lanceolatum isolate klBraLanc5 chromosome 1, klBraLanc5.hap2, whole genome shotgun sequence genomic sequence TCACATTACCCTTGTAAAATAAAACAGACACAATTTGGTTGTACAGTTATGATTAACTTATCATAATAAGAAAAAGGAACTCACATTCTCCGCtccaaaaagctgttccatctGTGGCCTGCACTCCCCCTCGTGGAAAGGTTCAAGACAGTCTTTGCAGAAAACAAGCTAGATTCAAGGAAAACAAAACGGAAAAGAGTAGGTATAACAACTTCAAGTAGTTAACGATAATTATCATAATGCATTCACACATGGCTCTTGATTTCCACAACTTGTTACTAAGGCCAGATTAATAGCCTTGAAGATATTCTTAGAATTAAGATAGCATGGCCCCTGGAAATGTCATTCATAGAAttaacctttaacacactgaagtagccatttggcaccccattctctattggttacagagttaggcaacaggAAAAAGGTTAACCCAAGTATAGCATGGCCCTAACCACTTACCCCACACCCCTGCGCTCCCTGTCTCACACACTCCACCCTCCTGGCGTCCCCCTCTGGCAGCAGCCCCGCCCCACAGCCCCGCCCCGGGCACAGGACCCCGCCCATCTGCAGGACACACTCCTCTGTGCTAAATCGCTGGTACCGGTCATACTGCAACAAAACAGGGAAACAAATCAGCAATGTTGTATCAGGCTGCTCCATCCAACAAGATTAACATTAACTTTGAAATAGTCAGGTTCAAGGAAAAGTCTTTTAATTCTGTTTATCTAGTATATAACATTTTCTTATGGACTGTTTATTGTTAGAATTCTAGAAATAAAGGATGCAAACAAGATGATATTCTCAAACAGGTTAGAATCAAGATGAAACAGGTTGGTATAGAATGGCACATAACAAATTACAATAATTGTAACACCTACATAGTAAGTTTCTCACCTGTTCTTCTCCCAAGACCCTAAAATGATGAATTTCTTTGATCAGGGCGTCTTCACACTCAACTGCAAGAGAAGAAAGCTTTATTTTACAACAGCTAGAGGGTCACTGCTGAAAATGGCGGCAAGATTTGCACTTAATCTTCATCCACTCATATCAAATATCCTTCACAAGTTCAGTTAAGTATCCTAATAATTCAAATATACCTTTTTCTtatgaaatgtgaaaaatgatTTCCAAATTTAGAACAAAACGAGAAACTGGAAGACCCCGGTCGAATCCGAAAGGGTGTCGttgttggagctgcaccgtctttcggaagagacataatatgggggtcccgtgttaaAGGAGTcgcctcgagcatgttacaacagcctcattactcagatgggtactgGCTGTGATAATACAACATGATGAATTTATATGTGGATTATTACCTGGACAGGGTAGGGTGTACCCCAAGGTAGCGTGCTGGACAAACTGTCTGTCATTCAGCCTTGTGGTACAGTAGGTGTGGAAACAGTCCAGACATGAGGTGTGGGCATCCTCACACTCAAACACTATCACTGGGGTACTGTGGAACGGGAAACAACACTGTAGTCAACTGAAGACACACTGACTGCTTGACTTATGTAAGGTTTGCTTTAACACTGTTTTACCAAGCTTTTCTATCTTCAGGAGaggaaagggaaaaaaaggaGAATGAACAGGATCTCAAAGCTGGTATTTGTTACAAAGAATCTATAgtgatgtaaatattttgtcCCTGAAATTGTAtcacaaagttctttattcacaaccaaggaaatGATAACCATCTGTCATCTGtttccttggttgtgaataaagaacttgtTTATCCAGTcgttcaccaacctgatgaaactattcacagatccTGAAATTATGTTTTAAATTCCTGTATTTGTATCTTGTTCTTGCTGGtaaaattttcataaattttgaaCTAATGTCCATGAAAAAGATGTTAAAAGGGAGGCAAATGTGCATCTGGCAAGTTcttcttaaaaaaaaattgtacctgACGTCCCCACACGCCATACATGGTACGTCCTGAGTGTTACTCTTGATCATGTACAGGGCCGCTGCAGTATCCTCCTCCAGTGTAGGATGGGCAGCACACTTGAAGTAGAACTCCTGTTCACACAAAAATAATTCTTCTTAATCCTTTATATGTGCCAACAAATAAACACatacatttacaaaacttatttCATTGGCAAATGAGTTCACTGTGTAACTGGTGATATGGTGTTTGCTTGCAAAACATGTAgaccatattttgaaatgtttgtggtggttttattttcatgtttttttgcgATGACTTCTTACCATGAAATCACTTCAGCGGTGACTTCTTACATCTTGTGAAATCACTGTGAATATGACTGTTTTCTCTTGTGTTAGACATTtgttttcaactgcaaacttaaaacaacaggAAAATCTCCTTTCCCTCCTACCATCATACTTAAATTAATTCCAcgcaaaaataaacaataatgaaAGTGAATTCTAAGCTACTCTGCTTTAGCCAACCTACAGCAACTGTTCCTATGCAACCCTGTGATTGACATCTCCCCTGGATCCGCCCTGGTAACAGCACATCATCCCAACTGCCAGGACCCTTTGGCAAACAAAAAGAGACATTTTACTTCTGAATTACAGTTATCATCAACTCTGACAAGAGTTCTGAACACTTCACAATgctaaaaaataaataaaaatttcaaaattacgTTTCGATTTCAACAAGCATATTCAACAAATCTACCACACTTTACAGAAGAGGATGACATTGCCCTTACATTTTATGTACATCTTTCAttttaaccttcagcctgctaaggtaacTGTGCaattggcaccaaatttgtattggttatggagttaggcagcaggagaAGGTTATGCATTGGTCAGCGTGTCCCACCTACCCTGTTGAGAGTGAGGGTTCCCTGTTTGCAGGTAGCACACCTGACCCTGAGTTTACCAGGCTGGACGTCCTTACACTGCTGCTTACAGTACACAAAGAAGTGGGGAAGTCTGCGGGCTGAAAAACAAAGTGTTTATGATGTCTTCCCTCAACTTTTCTTATTAAAAGAGTAATATATCTGATTTCTAGTGTTGACATTTCTAGTATCAAACATAAGGTACAttcacaatactgtaaatcattacATATTTGCTGTAGTTTTATGTTAAAGGTTTTCACAGTGAGCTCTCTCTACAAACTTATCACATTGCGTCTTACGTTATCACAAATGctttcaaccacaaactcaaaaacactgcaaacactaGCCTGGAATGCAGTCTCATTAACATTAGTATGCTTCCAATGGTTGTTACTTTGCCAacaagactgaatgcagctttATATACCCGAGTCAAATGTTGGCGAGGTGACGATCGTTGGAAGTGGACATGAACTAACAAGACTGGATTTAAGGCTACACAAACTCTTGTTGTTAGTCTTGTTGCAAACCTACAGTACCTGCACCCTGTGTGGTGTTAGAGGCTGAGGCACCATCTTCCTGTTCATTCAGGTCCACCCTGGTGAGAGACGGGGGCTCCGTGGAACTACTGGAGGAGACCTCAGCTTCCACAGACAGCTGAGGACGACCTCTGACCACATGGACAATACTGTGACTGGCCAGGTCACACTCCTGATGGGAAATGGCACAGGTGATCAAAACTGTGACATAGCACAGAAAGCTAGACCTGCATGAGGGGGGGCTGTGGTACTCGATACTAAATTCCAAAAGGCAGCAGTTACACATTACTTTAAATTCGTTAGGTTTAACCTTGCTTTCTTTAGATGTCAATTTTGCTTTATGTagaataacctccttggtagaatgCAGCGATTACACTCTACATTAAATTTGACCGGTCCGGCTACAAATTACATGGAAATTTCCCTTTACGAAAAAGGCCCCATAGATATTCTATCTTCTTTAACCCAGACATTCAATAGTAAAGACTTTTTAAAGTGGACATTCAGTTTACTTTCACAAATTTTCCTACAGTCTGACAGCACCATACATTAGTCAGTGTGCAATTTGAATATACTGGGTTAGTTGTCTCTTCTACAATACTTTATCACTTCCGAGTACTCTTATAAGATCTTATGCATGTCTCATGCATGTCTTTCATAATTCGTCAATTACCGTGTTACCAATGGGCTATTATTGGACTTCTTGATTTCATACACAAACTGAAATGTCAAAGATATTTTCGGAAACTTGACACCGTGCCCCATACCCCGATGATGAAGGAATCCCTCAGCT encodes the following:
- the LOC136433197 gene encoding E3 ubiquitin-protein ligase parkin-like; the encoded protein is MSSMQVFVRFNSHHSFPVDVESSWSVRRLKEVLSARQQVPPDEIRIIFAGRELRDSFIIGECDLASHSIVHVVRGRPQLSVEAEVSSSSSTEPPSLTRVDLNEQEDGASASNTTQGAARRLPHFFVYCKQQCKDVQPGKLRVRCATCKQGTLTLNRGPGSWDDVLLPGRIQGRCQSQGCIGTVAEFYFKCAAHPTLEEDTAAALYMIKSNTQDVPCMACGDVSTPVIVFECEDAHTSCLDCFHTYCTTRLNDRQFVQHATLGYTLPCPVECEDALIKEIHHFRVLGEEQYDRYQRFSTEECVLQMGGVLCPGRGCGAGLLPEGDARRVECVRQGAQGCGLVFCKDCLEPFHEGECRPQMEQLFGAENRYAVDPKSALRSRWERESEETVRQTTKPCPRCKAPVEKNGGCMHMTCPRAQCRYEWCWLCETAWNRDCQGDHWFG